Proteins encoded within one genomic window of Lycium ferocissimum isolate CSIRO_LF1 unplaced genomic scaffold, AGI_CSIRO_Lferr_CH_V1 ctg25297, whole genome shotgun sequence:
- the LOC132043482 gene encoding uncharacterized protein LOC132043482 — MQRKSNTQQQIAYDTILNRIFSNKSGAFFIDGPGGTGKTFLYHALLAAVRSRGFVALATTTSGVEASILPGRMTAHSCFKFPIEIDEQFSCNISKQSSLAALICDAKLIVWDEVSMAKKKVLEAFDILLKDLMDTNALFGGKVVILGGDFRQTLSVVRSGKKEDFIQESLLYSEIWNQLEKMRLSENMRAKTDPTFCDYLLRVGNGEEKTDNHDKIKIPNFFIVPFTSENESLDLLFRVTYPDLHICSFDMSSMTSRVILTTKNDFVDEMNDLLIAQFPGDPKTYVAFDENIEASDQSQYEDFSHTLHLASLPPHKLTLKKNCPVMLLKEFKFL, encoded by the coding sequence ATGCAGAGGAAATCAAATACACAACAACAAATAGCATATGATACAATTTTGAATAGGATATTTTCTAACAAATCAGGAGCTTTTTTTATTGATGGACCTGGAGGAACTGGTAAAACTTTTTTATACCATGCTTTATTGGCTGCTGTACGGTCAAGAGGTTTTGTTGCTTTAGCTACAACAACTTCAGGTGTTGAGGCTTCCATCCTCCCGGGGAGAATGACTGCTCATTCCTGTTTTAAATTTCCTATTGAAATTGATGAACAATTTTCTTGTAACATTAGTAAACAAAGTTCGCTTGCAGCTCTAATATGTGATGCCAAATTGATTGTATGGGATGAAGTATCTATGGCCAAAAAGAAAGTGTTAGAAGCTTTTGATATTCTCTTGAAAGATTTAATGGATACAAACGCTCTATTTGGCGGAAAAGTTGTCATTCTTGGTGGTGATTTTAGACAAACTCTATCGGTTGTTCGGAGTGGGAAAAAAGAAGATTTTATTCAAGAAAGTTTATTATATTCTGAAATTTGGAATCAACTTGAAAAAATGCGATTATCTGAGAATATGCGGGCAAAAACAGACCCTACATTTTGTGACTATTTACTAAGAGTAGGAAATGGAGAAGAAAAAACAGATAACcatgataaaattaaaatacctAATTTCTTTATTGTTCCTTTCACTTCTGAAAATGAATCGTTAGATCTCCTATTTAGAGTGACTTATCCAGATCTACATATATGTTCTTTTGATATGTCTTCTATGACTTCGCGCgtaattttgactacaaaaaatGACTTTGTTGATGAAATGAATGATTTGCTCATAGCTCAATTTCCTGGCGATCCTAAAACATATGTTGCATTTGATGAGAATATTGAGGCGAGTGATCAAAGTCAATATGAAGATTTTTCGCATACGCTACATCTTGCTAGTTTACCTCCCCACAAATTGACATTAAAAAAGAACTGCCCTGTTATGTTATTAAAGGAATTTAAATTCTTGTGA